The following are from one region of the Camelus dromedarius isolate mCamDro1 chromosome 16, mCamDro1.pat, whole genome shotgun sequence genome:
- the NATD1 gene encoding protein NATD1 isoform X2 — protein MAHSPAALPPGTLEQGCPIRVEHDRRRRQFSVRLNGCHDRAVLLYEYVGKRIVDLQHTEVPDAYRGRGIAKHLAKAALDFVVEEDLKAHVTCWYIQKYVKENPLPQYLERLQP, from the exons ATGGCGCACTCGCCGGCCGCCCTGCCGCCGGGCACGCTGGAGCAGGGCTGCCCCATCCGCGTGGAGCACGACCGTCGGCGCCGCCAGTTCTCCGTCCGGCTCAACG GATGTCACGACCGGGCGGTCCTGCTGTACGAGTACGTGGGCAAGCGGATCGTGGACCTGCAGCACACGGAGGTTCCCGACGCCTACCGTGGGCGCGGCATTGCCAAGCACCTCGCCAAG GCCGCCCTGGACTTCGTGGTGGAGGAGGACCTGAAGGCCCACGTCACGTGCTGGTACATCCAGAAGTACGTCAAGGAGAACCCCCTGCCGCAGTACCTGGAGCGCCTGCAGCCGTAG
- the NATD1 gene encoding protein NATD1 isoform X1, which yields MAFQILFSEVPERPLIPMEAPDTQTGKKECLGFSFFLFQRTPLQVLYRWLWSGLDVPSQLSNLGPSVTHCLDSQLSGGPGPQPHPASSSSPACKVEAVRPGPAWSWGCHDRAVLLYEYVGKRIVDLQHTEVPDAYRGRGIAKHLAKAALDFVVEEDLKAHVTCWYIQKYVKENPLPQYLERLQP from the exons ATGgcttttcaaattctcttttctgAGGTTCCAGAGAGGCCTCTGATTCCCATGGAGGCCCCAGacacacaaacaggaaaaaaggaatgtttggggttttccttttttcttttccaaaggacCCCTTTACAGGTCCTCTACAGGTGGCTGTGGTCAGGGCTGGATGTGCCCAGCCAGCTTTCTAACCTTGGTCCCTCTGTCACCCACTGCCTAGATAGTCAGCTGTCAGGTGGACCCGGTCCCCAGCCACACCCAGCGAGCAGCTCCTCTCCAGCCTGCAAGGTGGAGGCTGTGCGGCCAGGCCCAGCCTGGTCTTGGG GATGTCACGACCGGGCGGTCCTGCTGTACGAGTACGTGGGCAAGCGGATCGTGGACCTGCAGCACACGGAGGTTCCCGACGCCTACCGTGGGCGCGGCATTGCCAAGCACCTCGCCAAG GCCGCCCTGGACTTCGTGGTGGAGGAGGACCTGAAGGCCCACGTCACGTGCTGGTACATCCAGAAGTACGTCAAGGAGAACCCCCTGCCGCAGTACCTGGAGCGCCTGCAGCCGTAG